A window of Methanolobus chelungpuianus genomic DNA:
TTAAGATGGCTGCAATAGCCAGGATCAGTTTTTTGCTTAGTGCCATGATTGTTACTCTCCTCCGGTAGCCTGAATAACGACAAAGATAATTTCCTACGTTATGTCCGACTGTACATAACGGTCTCTTCCTCATTTTACTATAAGTAGTTTTCTGAAGGGGGATTCTGTTAAGTTAAGGAGTACGGACTAATGGATGAACCCACATGAATCAGGTAGATATCTGGGATCAGAAAATTATACATTAAAACAGAAAAAAGCAGCATCACGGCTGCTTCAAAAAGAGTTACTCTTCAACAATGGTGACTTTCTTCATCTTGTCTTTTGCCTTGATCTTGTTCACGACATCCATGCCTTCGATGACCTGGCCGAAGACTGTGTGGACGCCGTCAAGGTGGGGCTGTGGCGAGTGTGTGATGAAGAACTGGCTGCCGCCGGTATCCTTGCCTGCGTGGGCCATGGAGAGCGCGCCCTTGCCGTGCTTGCGCGGGTTGCCCTTGGTTTCGCACTTGATGCTGTAGCCTGGTCCGCCGGTGCCGTCTCCCTTGGGGCACCCGCCTTGGATAACGAAATTGGGGATGACCCTGTGGAAAGTGAGCCCGTCATAGTATCCTTTCTTTATGAGCTTCTCGAAGTTCTCCACGGTCTTTGGCGCATCCTTCTCGAACAGTTCCAGTACGATGTTGCCTTTCTCGGTTTCGATGATCGCTTTCTTCATATGATTCACCTTATTTGCAGGTTCAATGGGCGGGATTGATTTAAGGGTTTCTGTAAAACCCTTAATTGCTTACTTATTCGAGTGTCACTTCTACATCATTGCTTGTGATGTGCAGGTATGTGAGGACGCCGCCTCCGCCATCATAAATCAAGGTGTATGTGGACTCATCCATGTTGATCTTATTGTTTTTTTTATTCTTGTTTGGCTGTGCATTATTACCTTCCAGCCACGTACACTCGATAACACCATCCTGTGACAGGAGTTTCATATAGTGCTGGGTGATGTTATTCACTGATTGTATGCTGTTCGCATTGCTTCCGGTGATATTAATATCCGGTGTCATTCTTGTAGGGCTGATAGGACCCCAAGAATATTCTTCATCAGATTTTTGCGAATCATATTTTAGCATATAAGTGTCATTCACAAGGTCAAGTGTACTGTTTGCTTCCTTGTTTGTAGCTGAATAAACTGGGTAAGTGCTTATGCTTTCCCATACTTCCACTTGGCTGCCGTCACCAAAAGCAGCATCTGTATATGTAATAGTTAAGCCGAGAGTATAAGGATGAGGCTGACTAACTTTTTTGACTTCATATGTCAGAGTCTTCGTTTTTGATGTAGCAGTGATTTTTGAGCCTGCAGGGTTAAAATTGGATGCATCGGTATCTACAGCTTCTAAATAGAAAGAGAAGTTGCCGATTGGTGTGGAGTTTGACTGGTTTAACTTGCCGATCTTGAACGAATTCATCAAGGGGAATGTTCCCATCTTGGGTTTTGTATCCATCTCGATGATAGCTGTCTTATTTCTGTGGTCAAGCATAGCAGTGGTGGTTGTCAGTGTCTCTGCATACTCTGCCCACCCGTCATAGAACTCGCTGTTAAAATAGATAAGGATCTTATCACAGTTAAGGGGGTTTGTGAAACTATTGCCCAGGGTTGTGTTTGGGTAAAGCACCACGGGCTTATTGGAGGCCTTCACCTTCATATTCACATTTGAACTTCCTCCGACAGAGTCACTGCCTGTCACTTTCATGATCGGGAGGGTTAAAGTCTCGCCGTTATAATGGAACTCAGGCGGCGATACCATTATAGTTCCTCCATCCGGATATCTGGACCAGATGCCTCCCCCCTCATAAGCTATGATTCTGTTTCCGGAATAGTATCTTACTTTCCCCATGGATGCATTGAATCCTGTAAAATTCTGTTCATTCTCTTCATACCATTTCCATGAATTCCAGGTTCCACGGTTCGGGTAAAAACTGTTATACCAGGAGGAATCGGAAGATAAAGCTATAACCATTATGCTGCTCTCATTGTAGGACTCCGGGTTCCCGTGCACTGCGATATTCTCTCCCATAAGGGTAAGCGACGTTGTCTGAAGAGGAGATTCTCCAAGTGATGATTTACTTGTCCTGGAGTCAAAGACCGTAAATGCCTGTTCCACCTTCTGGGCTTTAGCCATCTCCTGAGTGTCACCAATCAAAGGTGCAGTGTAAAGGAGCATCAGACCTATCGACAACAGGCTAATAACAAGAATTATTGAGATACCGATCACGGATGAAACCGCAGTATCATTTTTCAACATGGTTTTCAAAGCTCTCCCCTTCTTCTAGTTTATTGTAACTATCATGGGTGAATTGGCTACATATACATCAATATTAGGATGATATTCCTTGCTCATATATATGGTTTTATTACTGCTGTTTTCCCAGACTATTGACATCTTCAGGCTTTCATTCAGGTGTTTTTCCCATGCTTCGAAATAGTCGCTAGTCACGGAGATGTTCACGCGGGATATGTTCTCGTATCTTTCCACTCTTTTTGTCCCGCCATCTGCAGTTACACGAACAAGCCCGGAGCCCGATAAGGATGTGAGACCGTCAATCTTAGCCACAGGTATTACTAAGGCATTATTCTCATAAGTGAAACGGGGCTCTGAGACCATCACTGCCCGTCCGTTGTTATATTTCGCCCACACACCGGTGTTCTCATAACAAATGGTGGTATCCTGGAAGCTGTTCTCGACATTCTTTACTCTTGTACCTACAGCGGATATCATCTCAACACTGTTTGTCGAAGAGTTCCACACCCCTAAATCAACATTAATAAAATTATCTCCGGCTACAGATAAGGATCCTCCGTACATCTTCATCTCTATGGACTGAGATGGTGAGTTCCCCTGTACCACTTTGTTCATATTAAGGGCCAGTACCTCGAACCCCTGCCTGATGTTCTCTGTCTGTTGTGCCTTTTGAATGTTTTCAAGCATTGGTGCGCCGGTAACTACTATTACTCCTATGGCAAGGAGCATTATGCTCAGGATGATGCTGAAATCCACCATTTCGGAAACCGCATCCTCTGACTTTGTAAATATACTTTTCATAAAGCTCCTCCTGTTTTTAGCAGATCTCCAGCATGTTTGAGGTCGTATTATAATGCAAAATGAAATCACTTGAGCCACTGTATATTTTTGTGGGCTTGATACTGACTTCTCTGGTGGTGTACGATACGCTGACCCTTGTTTCTTCCCTTTCTTCAGACTCAAATATTATCTCTTTAGGATGGTCGGAGAACTCCACTGAGTACTCCTTGTTTGCTATTGTATCCGGGAGTGTTAGCTGGTAAGCAATATTTTCCACTTTTCCCCCGGTGTTGTTGGTTAACTGGACAGCCGTATCAATATTTGATATCTGCAAAGAGATGTCGTTGCCATGGATCTCAAACTCATCGCGCATTACGGTATGTTCTGCCCTGTCCATTAGAGCGTAGAAAGAGTTAATCAAAACGATTGTGGCTATGACTGTGATCGTAAGAGTAAGTATAAATCCTACTGACAGAGATACTGCCCTGTCGTCAAGGACCAGATTTCTGCTGGCAATTCTCGGAGTCATATCTGCCCCTGCGGTAATGTTATAGGTATCGTTACGTTCATTTCCAGATGGCCGTTCTTATTAAGCGACATAGTGGCATTGAGTACATGGTATCTTCTGATCTCAAAGGGCTTTCCGTTGGTCAGATTTCCTGCTAAAGAAAAAGTCCCGCCAGCCTGGCTGCCGTTTACAATCCGGATTTTGTATTGCTCCCCTGCTGTCATGGTATCAAAATGAAAGTCCGTATTATTGGTTAGATTTATATAGCCACTACCAATAGGCACAGTACGCAATATGTTCGTGCTGTTGCTGTCTGTAACATTGGCATAGTACATGCCACTGGAATTGAATATTCTGACTGACCAGAACATGCCTGAATGGTTGAGCGCCTCCACAACAAGGCAGTTTGGCTCATTTCCGATTGTTGATGTGTTTATTTCTAGCTCAAAGACATCAGTTTTGTTAACTCTCTCGACGACAGTCCATTCAGATTTCCCGTTACTTAGGCCATTCGCTGTGAAATATGGCTCCTGTAATGGACCATTACTCAGCTTGAATATAAAACCTGAAGGAGCATAACTGGTTGCCATTATATTTGTATAATTTGAAATATATGAACTGTCAATTGAGCTTCCGGTATAGGCTTTTTCGTAAGCCTGAGTAGTGATTTTCATCGTATTGGCGAAATCGAATACATTAGTTTCAATATTTGCTTCTGATGCAGTATTACTTGCATAAATTATATTATTGAGCATGACTGTCAGGACAACAATCCCCATCCCTATGGCAAAACCGGCGATCAATATCATCTGTGCAGAGTTATTCCACTTTTTCATACAATATCCTCTAACTTTTAATGATTACATACGCCACAGGGTTAGCTTTACATCTACTACATTATAGAAATCTGTACCTGTATCGGCATCCCTAATACCTGTGTTCTGTCTGAAAGATGAAGGGTCCATATTAGGAAAATCAGTATCCGATAAGAGTATCCTTTTGGTGATTATCACGGCGTTATCCGAAGGTTCCCCGTTGTAGATATATTTCTCCCATCTATATGTGTACTTATGGGAATCCTTGAGATCCTCTCTTAGCCATGCAACTTCTACGTTATGTGCTATTCCTTTTCCAGCTGCGACAGTTTTTAGTATTTCTGCAGTTGAACTGTTTGTAAGCACATCGCCGTTTACTGAGCTATATTCACAGGAGTCCCATGTATAATATGCTCCATCCCAGTTCAGTATGTCTCTTTTGAGAGGCGAGTCCTGTCCGTATTCGGCATAATCCAGTGAGTTAAGCATGTCCTGACCCAGTATCTGCAACTGCGCTTCTATATGTGCATTGGCTGTAGAGGAAGTAAGTGGGGTCAGGGATGTCGCCTGGACAGTAAAAATAATCACGCCAATTATCAGTAACAATGCCATTAAGGCTTCAAGTGTGTATATCTGAGCAGAAGGGTTTGACTTAAAGGCAGCAGTAATTTTTTTTTTCAGCATGTTCACCACACTCTTACAGATAGAACTGCATCCGAAGTATTACCGTCACTTTCATTCCTCAGCATCACTACCCTTATTGTCTGCCCTATATTCCCGTGTGATGGCAGTGGCTTTCCTGCAGATCTGATAATTCCTGTGGTATTCTCTAGTGTGACGTTAATATCATACCTCAGGTAAGTCCCATTCATCCCCAGCAAGTCAACAGTATCCTGGTAGTTACTGTCAGCATAGTTAAAGAAATCATCAACTCTGGTGCCATTCAGGAGATTGGTTGCTCCGGGCATGCCTGCACTCATATTCTGCTCAATTATGTTTGTCGAAACCCTGTCGGCTATCAATGTGACCTCATCTGAGTTTGACTGGAATGGGGTAAACAACCCGGATGTATAATTGAATACAAAGATAATACTGATCAGGAATATTGCAATCCCTATAAGATAATCTATGTGCATCTGACCTTTATTATCCATGATACTCCATATAAATATTCAATTTATTATATAAAAAGCTACTTGCTAAACCTTAAGGGATGATTTTAACGTTATTCAACTGAGAGTAACCTCAAGATCGTTCCTGCTCACATGCAGGTAAGTGATACTTCCCGGCATCCCGTCATACAATAGCGTGAGTGTTGATTCTGAATAATCTACGGGATCAGAGCTTCCCGGGGATTGAATGTTGAATATGACCGAACCGTCCATGGTGAGGAGCTTCATGTAATGCTGGGATACGGTATTCAGCGACTGGGTTTTATTTATATTGTCTTTTGTAATAACCAGATCCGGCCATGAAAAATCCCCGTTTCTTGAAATATATGCCATATTAATGGAAGAACTCAAAAGATCTACCGTCGCTGACTGATCCGCCTGTGTGCCGCTTATCGGGAAATAATCTGCACTGGTGGCTCCTTGCCAAGTTTCAGTTGTACTGCTGATGGCAGTATCCTTATATGCAATTTCAAGATTTAAGCGGGAGTTGCCGCTTTTCTGCACATAGTATGTAAGGGTCTTCGAACCGGATGTGGCAGTTATCTGATAATTGTTAGGATTCAATCCCTGACTTGATTTTGCTTCGAGGTTGAACTTGAAATCCCACATTGGTGCAGGGTTTGTGTCATTGAGGGTACCAATCTTAAACGTCTGCTTAAGCTGGTCCTTTCCCATTTCAGGCAGCACTTCCAGTTCCACGATGGCAGTCTGGTTTGCATCATCGGTTGTTGCACTGGCATAGGTGAGGGAATTGGCGTAATCGGCCCAGGCAGTGTAGAATTCGCTCTTTATGTAGATGAGTACTTTATCCGAGCTGAGTGGGTTCACTTTCTTTGTACTGCTGGGGTCCGGATAGAGGACAGTAGGCATGTTGTTGGAATTCACGGTCACTGCAACATCGGTCCTTCCGCTGAAAACTTCGTTTCCTTTTATTTTCATTATCGGCAGGGTCAGGGTCTCTCCGTTATAGTGGAATTCGGGTGGAGATATCATAACTGCTTTTCCTGTAGGGTATTTTGACCAGACACCGCCCCCTTCATAACCGATGATGCGGTCTCCCTGCGTATAGGTAATGCTTCCCATTGGTGACTCGAACACAGTCATGTTTGGCTGACTTTCGTAAGGCTCCCAACTGTTCCAGTTGAATCTGTTGTTCATAAAACTAGTGTACCATGATCCCTCGCTGAGCTGGGCACATACCACTACGATCTGGCTGTTCTGATAGGCATTTGCATCTCCCTTGACACTGACACTTCCGTCCATTATGGAGAAGGATGTTGTCTGGCTTGGTGATTCTCCCAGTGCCACCTTGCTTGTCCTGGAGTCGAATACGGTAAATGCCTGCTCAGCCCTCTGAGCTGTGGCCATTTCCTGCATGTTTTTCATTGAAGGAGCTGAATACAGGAGGATGACGCTTGTAGATGTAATCGTCAGTGCAAGGATTATCATGACTCCTACTACTGCAGACACAGCTTTTTCAGACCGGAGCAAATTTTGAACCACTATAAAACCTCTACTCAATAGTTACACTCATCGGGGATAATGTTATAAGCACATCTATTCCGGGGTTATAACTCCGGCTGACGGATACTGTCTTATTCTGGTGATCCACACTATCGACACCCATTTCCAAAGTCTCATTAAGGTACTTTCCCCAGCCTTCATAATAGTCGCTGGTGATTGTCAGGCTAACCATGGATACGTTCTCGTACATTGATACTGATATCTGCCCTCCCTGCGAGACCACCCGGGTCAGGCCTGAGCCAGATATGCTCCTGGATCCTGAAATAGTTACCATGGGGATAAGCAAGGTATTATCGTAGTATGCAAAATCCGGTTTGGAGATAGCCACCGACATTCCCTGCGGATATCTGGCCCATGTGCCTGTGTTCTCATAGGCTACATTATTCTCTCCATACTGATTCTCGATCGTCCTCATCTGCCTTTCAATGGAACGGGTATTATACGCTGAACTGCTGCTGTTCCATACCCGCATGCTCACATTCATGCGACTGGTCCCTGCGACAGATACCTGGCTCCCGTACATTTTAAGTTCCACTGATTGTGACGGTGCTTTCCCGTATGCCACTTTGTTGATATTGGGCTGCAGCACAGAGAAGCTCTGCTCAATGTTGAGGAGATGCCCTCTCTCCTGCATGTGTTCAAGCATGGGATATCCTGCAACACCAATCACGCCAAGCGCCAGGACCATGATCCCAAGGGTCAGGCTGAACCCAAGCACTTCCGAGAGAGCATCTTCGGATGCAACAATGTTTTTTCCCGTCCTTCTTCTGCTGTCCATGCACTCATCCTCAGGATATCTCAATAGTGTTGTTTATGGGGTTGTAAACCATCAGGAACTCGCCTTTCGAACTGTACAGTATGGTGGGAGTAACAGTGGTGTCCCGGGTGGAATAAGGTACCTTGACCCTTGTCTCGATCCTGTCCCCAGACATGATGGTAATGTCATTTGTAGCGTTTGAGAATTCAATTGAGTACTCTTCCCCGGCGATCCTGTCCGGAAGGGATAGCCTGTAACTGATCTTTCCGATAGTGGCTCCTGCATCCTTTGCAATGCCCACTGTTGTGTCTATGGATGCTATACGGGCTGCTATGTCGCTTCCATGGATTTCGAACTCATCCCGCATGACCGTTTGCTCTGCCTGTCCCATCATTGAATAGAAGGACGAAAGAGCGATAACAAGCACAAGAACCGTTATGGAGAATGTGAGTATGAAGCCCAGTGGGACCGATACTGCATTCTCGTCTCCTGTCAGTCCTCTCATGATATCCCTCCCGGCAGGATTATGGGTACTGTCCTGTTAATGCTCATCTGGCCGGAGCTCATCCTCAGTGTGGGATTCGCTACTTGGTGCCTCATAATTGTGAATGGATGGCCGGACGTAAGGTTCCCGGATATAGTGCACATGCCACCTGTGCTGTTTCCATTATAGATGTTTATCGAATAGTCCTGGCCTGCAGATGTCGGATAGTTGAACGAAGGAACCCCTGCCCCATTGATCTGGTTGCCTGTTATGTTTATTTCCAGCGGTGTTACTGCTGTTACATTACGGTAACTGGGTATTGATGAGCTGACTATGACAGTTATATTTATAGTTCCGCTTGTATTGTACATCCTCATTAGCCACAGGCTACTCCCGCTATGATTGACTGCTTCAATAACAAGAGGATTGGATTCATTCCCCATACTCGAGGTATTTGGTGTAAGATAGAATACTTCAGCAGTATCTACATTGCTCACAAGGGTCCAGTTACTTTTCCCTTCTGCAAGCCCGTTGTGGGTGAAATAGGGTTCTGAATAATCATGGTCCTGCAGGTGGAATGTGAAACCTGCTATCGCATAGTTCTGTGAGGCTTTCCTGGAATAGGATTCAATATACTTCCTATACTGAGTGTCATCAGTAGTATTATTACTGCCGTCCAGGGCGTATCTGTAGGCATCCTGATATGCTTCAGTAGTTGTCTGGATGGCATTGGCAATATCATAACGTGAGGTATCGATACTTGATTCCGAGGCCATGTTGCTGGCGTATATCACATTGTTCAGCATAACCGTTATCACAACTATGCCTACTCCGATGGCGAATCCTGCTATGAGCAGCAACTGTGCGGAATCATTGAAACTTTTCATGCGATCACTACATCCTCCAGAGCATCATCTTTACATTGACGACGTTGTAGAACTCTGTGCTATTATCTGCATCAGGAATGCCCGTACTTTTCATGAATTCGGTTGCGTTGCCGACATCCGCATTGGACAATTGTACTCTTTTTGATATCACCACGGCGTTATTGGAAGGGTCCCCGTTGTATATGTATCTCCTCGATACGGAGACGCCTTCTTCGTTGACCCAGCCGAAGTATACATTATGGGCTATTCCTCTCTTGACCGCAACGGCTTCCAGTGTCCTTGCAAGTGAGCTTTGCTGAAGCTCATGGGTTGGTGTTCTTACGGTCTTGTAAATAGTGCCGTTCCAGACATACTGCTCACCGTCCCAGTTCAGGATATCAGTCTTCAGTGCCGAATCCCTCCCATAAGGCGAGTATGAGAGTGCATTGAGCATGTCCTGACCCATTGTCTGTAGCTGGGCCTCTATGTGGGCATTGGCAGTGGAAGATGTAAGGGGGGTAAGTGAAGTTGCCTGCACGGTGTACACTATAATGGCGACCATAATGAGCGAGGCCATGATAGCTTCGAGTGTGTGCATCTGGGCACGTTCCTCTTTCCCCGGCCTGAACAGCAGATCTTTCTTCAATTTACCACACCCTGAACGAGAGGATCAGCATTTCCGTATTGCCTGTGGCTTCATCCCTGGAGAGTATGATCCGTCTTGTCTGTCCGATGTTCACCTGAGGGGGTATCTCCTTTCCTGCACTGTAGACAATGTTGCCACTGCTGATATTCTCAGCCGTGACGTTCAGTTCATAGCGCAGGTAGCTGCCGTTCATACCAAGGGAATTTATGGTGGACTGATAATTGGCATTATTGAGTTCACTGAAGAATTCATTCATCTTTGTAGCGTTCACAAGGTTGGGAAGGCCTTCATCTCCGGCACTGATCCTCTTTTCCACAACGTTCGTAGAGACCCTGTCCGCTATCAGCGTCACTTCATCCGAGTTGGACTGGAACGGCGTGAAAATGCCGGAGGTATAACTGAACACGAAGACAATTGCAAGCAAGAAGATCGTGATGCTTATCAGATAGTCTATGGTTATCTGGCCTTTATCGTCCATAAATACCTCAGTTACTATAATGGAGAATATTATAATATTCCTGTTATTTGTATGTTCTCCTTGAGCCCGATATCCTCTTCCGAAGGCAGGACGATGCTTTTAACAGGCAATCTTAAAAACGGGGAGTGCATATCATATGCCACGATGGATGAAATAAGGATAATCCACACAGGGGATACTCATTTAGGTTACCGCCAGTACCACAGTGAAGTGCGCAGGCAGGATTTTCTCGATGCATTTGCAAAGGTCATAGATGATGCTGTTGCAATGAAGGTCGATGCTGTAATTCATGCGGGCGATCTTTTCGATTCCAGGAACCCGACCCTGGATGACATACTGGAGACAATGAAACTGTTCTCCCGGCTGAAGGATGCACGGATACCTTTACTCGCGGTGGTGGGCAATCACGAGAGCAAGCAGAGTACGCAGTGGCTCGATCTCTACGAGAGCATGGGACTTGTCATACGTCTTG
This region includes:
- a CDS encoding DUF7287 family protein, with product MDNKGQMHIDYLIGIAIFLISIIFVFNYTSGLFTPFQSNSDEVTLIADRVSTNIIEQNMSAGMPGATNLLNGTRVDDFFNYADSNYQDTVDLLGMNGTYLRYDINVTLENTTGIIRSAGKPLPSHGNIGQTIRVVMLRNESDGNTSDAVLSVRVW
- a CDS encoding DUF7266 family protein; its protein translation is MRGLTGDENAVSVPLGFILTFSITVLVLVIALSSFYSMMGQAEQTVMRDEFEIHGSDIAARIASIDTTVGIAKDAGATIGKISYRLSLPDRIAGEEYSIEFSNATNDITIMSGDRIETRVKVPYSTRDTTVTPTILYSSKGEFLMVYNPINNTIEIS
- a CDS encoding DUF7289 family protein; the encoded protein is MVQNLLRSEKAVSAVVGVMIILALTITSTSVILLYSAPSMKNMQEMATAQRAEQAFTVFDSRTSKVALGESPSQTTSFSIMDGSVSVKGDANAYQNSQIVVVCAQLSEGSWYTSFMNNRFNWNSWEPYESQPNMTVFESPMGSITYTQGDRIIGYEGGGVWSKYPTGKAVMISPPEFHYNGETLTLPIMKIKGNEVFSGRTDVAVTVNSNNMPTVLYPDPSSTKKVNPLSSDKVLIYIKSEFYTAWADYANSLTYASATTDDANQTAIVELEVLPEMGKDQLKQTFKIGTLNDTNPAPMWDFKFNLEAKSSQGLNPNNYQITATSGSKTLTYYVQKSGNSRLNLEIAYKDTAISSTTETWQGATSADYFPISGTQADQSATVDLLSSSINMAYISRNGDFSWPDLVITKDNINKTQSLNTVSQHYMKLLTMDGSVIFNIQSPGSSDPVDYSESTLTLLYDGMPGSITYLHVSRNDLEVTLS
- a CDS encoding DUF7288 family protein, translated to MKKDLLFRPGKEERAQMHTLEAIMASLIMVAIIVYTVQATSLTPLTSSTANAHIEAQLQTMGQDMLNALSYSPYGRDSALKTDILNWDGEQYVWNGTIYKTVRTPTHELQQSSLARTLEAVAVKRGIAHNVYFGWVNEEGVSVSRRYIYNGDPSNNAVVISKRVQLSNADVGNATEFMKSTGIPDADNSTEFYNVVNVKMMLWRM
- a CDS encoding DUF7287 family protein, with the protein product MDDKGQITIDYLISITIFLLAIVFVFSYTSGIFTPFQSNSDEVTLIADRVSTNVVEKRISAGDEGLPNLVNATKMNEFFSELNNANYQSTINSLGMNGSYLRYELNVTAENISSGNIVYSAGKEIPPQVNIGQTRRIILSRDEATGNTEMLILSFRVW
- a CDS encoding DUF7289 family protein, which codes for MKSIFTKSEDAVSEMVDFSIILSIMLLAIGVIVVTGAPMLENIQKAQQTENIRQGFEVLALNMNKVVQGNSPSQSIEMKMYGGSLSVAGDNFINVDLGVWNSSTNSVEMISAVGTRVKNVENSFQDTTICYENTGVWAKYNNGRAVMVSEPRFTYENNALVIPVAKIDGLTSLSGSGLVRVTADGGTKRVERYENISRVNISVTSDYFEAWEKHLNESLKMSIVWENSSNKTIYMSKEYHPNIDVYVANSPMIVTIN
- a CDS encoding DUF7289 family protein gives rise to the protein MLKNDTAVSSVIGISIILVISLLSIGLMLLYTAPLIGDTQEMAKAQKVEQAFTVFDSRTSKSSLGESPLQTTSLTLMGENIAVHGNPESYNESSIMVIALSSDSSWYNSFYPNRGTWNSWKWYEENEQNFTGFNASMGKVRYYSGNRIIAYEGGGIWSRYPDGGTIMVSPPEFHYNGETLTLPIMKVTGSDSVGGSSNVNMKVKASNKPVVLYPNTTLGNSFTNPLNCDKILIYFNSEFYDGWAEYAETLTTTTAMLDHRNKTAIIEMDTKPKMGTFPLMNSFKIGKLNQSNSTPIGNFSFYLEAVDTDASNFNPAGSKITATSKTKTLTYEVKKVSQPHPYTLGLTITYTDAAFGDGSQVEVWESISTYPVYSATNKEANSTLDLVNDTYMLKYDSQKSDEEYSWGPISPTRMTPDINITGSNANSIQSVNNITQHYMKLLSQDGVIECTWLEGNNAQPNKNKKNNKINMDESTYTLIYDGGGGVLTYLHITSNDVEVTLE
- a CDS encoding DUF7288 family protein; its protein translation is MLKKKITAAFKSNPSAQIYTLEALMALLLIIGVIIFTVQATSLTPLTSSTANAHIEAQLQILGQDMLNSLDYAEYGQDSPLKRDILNWDGAYYTWDSCEYSSVNGDVLTNSSTAEILKTVAAGKGIAHNVEVAWLREDLKDSHKYTYRWEKYIYNGEPSDNAVIITKRILLSDTDFPNMDPSSFRQNTGIRDADTGTDFYNVVDVKLTLWRM
- a CDS encoding peptidylprolyl isomerase produces the protein MKKAIIETEKGNIVLELFEKDAPKTVENFEKLIKKGYYDGLTFHRVIPNFVIQGGCPKGDGTGGPGYSIKCETKGNPRKHGKGALSMAHAGKDTGGSQFFITHSPQPHLDGVHTVFGQVIEGMDVVNKIKAKDKMKKVTIVEE
- a CDS encoding DUF7266 family protein, with the protein product MTPRIASRNLVLDDRAVSLSVGFILTLTITVIATIVLINSFYALMDRAEHTVMRDEFEIHGNDISLQISNIDTAVQLTNNTGGKVENIAYQLTLPDTIANKEYSVEFSDHPKEIIFESEEREETRVSVSYTTREVSIKPTKIYSGSSDFILHYNTTSNMLEIC
- a CDS encoding DUF7289 family protein — encoded protein: MDSRRRTGKNIVASEDALSEVLGFSLTLGIMVLALGVIGVAGYPMLEHMQERGHLLNIEQSFSVLQPNINKVAYGKAPSQSVELKMYGSQVSVAGTSRMNVSMRVWNSSSSAYNTRSIERQMRTIENQYGENNVAYENTGTWARYPQGMSVAISKPDFAYYDNTLLIPMVTISGSRSISGSGLTRVVSQGGQISVSMYENVSMVSLTITSDYYEGWGKYLNETLEMGVDSVDHQNKTVSVSRSYNPGIDVLITLSPMSVTIE